The Kryptolebias marmoratus isolate JLee-2015 linkage group LG18, ASM164957v2, whole genome shotgun sequence genome includes a region encoding these proteins:
- the LOC108229238 gene encoding E3 SUMO-protein ligase ZBED1-like, producing the protein MDKKEDTLLNGQFRFKLLPDGTLDKSKVFCVLCKGEFNYHRSSSSLTYHLKAKHPGVAATLDGGGLRQTTLQQFAVRGGPLTRVATNKITEAIACWVAKNCRPVNIVEDAGLRDVIREASGDSAYHLPARSTVMSRIETLYNNQKAIKQRLLEQAPYIALTCDHWTSASNANYLGATAHFIDDNWCLHSFALTVSKSTERHYAEACAQHIQAVTQEWNIEKKITTLGTDSARNLTAAARLLPYEHLPCTAHSLQRAITVSLADSGFDAVLTKCRKIVGHFKHSPANARELNQQQVAHKQKEESLIQDVPTRWNSTLHMITRIQQNKSPIEATLSQQNSKIPLLTEAELGKLKKLEELLEPCRYVTETLGGQHYISCSVVLPAFCHLFRVMEPSDDDTVNIVRFKKAFCEDLAKRKENSNLTWLKNATALDPRFKDLKCLPKSERGEVWSSLNNLLKEDRNAQIQGAQTTGEAPQKKRKMSIFLLASSDSDTDDEAESIQSTLDRYKSESKTDMDECPLQWWSKRRDSYPRLEQIARKYLSTPATTVPCERLFSLSGHIIQKKRATLSSSNVERLVCLSSWLNVKE; encoded by the exons ATGGATAAAAAGGAAGACACGCTATTAAACGGACAATTTCGCTTCAAGTTGTTACCAGACGGCACTTTGGACAAATCCAAAGTATTTTGCGTGCTTTGCAAAGGTGAATTTAATTACCACCGAAGCAGTTCATCACTTACATATCACCTGAAGGCTAAACATCCCGGTGTAGCAGCGACGTTGGATGGAGGAGGTCTCCGACAGACAACTTTGCAACAGTTTGCAGTGAGAGGTGGTCCGCTGACTAGGGTAGCCACCAACAAAATAACGGAGGCTATTGCTTGCTGGGTAGCTAAAAATTGTCGACCTGTAAATATTGTTGAGGATGCAGGACTGAGGGATGTGATTCGGGAGGCGTCGGGGGACTCTGCTTATCATTTACCTGCAAGGTCAACCGTAATGTCCAGAATAGAGACGTTGTACAACAACCAGAAGGCGATTAAGCAAAGACTATTAGAGCAAGCCCCATACATCGCACTCACATGCGATCATTGGACTTCTGCTAGCAATGCTAACTATTTGGGTGCCACAGCTCACTTTATTGATGACAACTGGTGCTTGCACTCCTTTGCATTAACTGTGAGTAAGTCTACCGAGCGCCACTATGCAGAGGCATGTGCGCAGCACATCCAGGCGGTCACACAAGAATGGaacattgagaaaaaaataacaacgcTTGGGACAGACAGTGCTCGAAACTTGACAGCAGCTGCAAGACTCCTTCCATATGAACATCTGCCTTGTACTGCACACTCTCTACAGAGAGCAATCACAGTGTCACTGGCAGACAGTGGATTTGACGCTGTTTTAACCAAATGTCGAAAAATTGTTGGTCACTTCAAGCACAGCCCAGCTAATGCTAGAGAGTTGAATCAACAGCAAGTtgcacataaacaaaaagaagaatccCTGATTCAAGACGTGCCTACAAGATGGAACTCTACTTTACACATGATCACAAGGatccaacaaaataaatcaccaaTAGAGGCGACCCTATCACAACAGAACAGCAAAATTCCCCTGCTTACAGAAGCTGAGCTTGGAAAGCTGAAAAAGTTGGAGGAGCTACTTGAGCCATGcag GTATGTCACTGAAACTCTGGGTGGACAGCACTACATCTCCTGTTCTGTGGTGTTGCCTGCCTTCTGCCACCTGTTCAGAGTCATGGAGCCTTCAGATGATGATACTGTCAACATAGTGCGATTCAAAAAGGCCTTTTGTGAAGACCTGGCTAAACGAAAGGAGAACTCCAATCTCACTTGGCTCAAGAATGCTACTGCACTTGATCCCAGGTTCAAGGACTTAAAATGCCTGCCTAAGTCTGAGAGAGGCGAAGTGTGGAGTTCTTTAAACAACTTGCTTAAAGAGGATAGAAATGCCCAGATCCAAGGTGCTCAAACAACAGGGGAAGCACcacaaaagaagaggaaaatgtcCATCTTCTTGCTTGCATCATCTGATTCAGACACAGATGATGAGGCAGAGTCCATTCAATCTACACTGGACCGCTACAAATCAGAATCCAAAACCGACATGGATGAGTGCCCACTGCAGTGGTGGTCAAAAAGAAGGGACTCATACCCTAGACTAGAACAAATTGCCCGCAAATATCTCTCAACACCTGCCACCACTGTACCCTGTGAAAGACTGTTCTCCCTCTCAGGCCACATCATTCAGAAAAAGAGAGCTACGCTCTCTTCTAGTAATGTTGAGAGACTGGTTTGTCTTAGTAGTTGGCTAAATGTAAAGGAGTAG